A single window of Malus sylvestris chromosome 5, drMalSylv7.2, whole genome shotgun sequence DNA harbors:
- the LOC126624745 gene encoding aquaporin NIP1-1-like has protein sequence MADTTATNGTHVLNVEDGDANHKNNQESGSFCVSVPFMQKVFAEVLGTYFVIFAGCGSVVVNLVSDKTVSFPGISIVWGLVVMVMIYSVGHISGAHFNPAVTIAFAVTKRFPLKQVPAYVGAQILGSTLAAGTLRLIFNGPQNHFAGTSPSGTPFQSFVIEFIITFYLMFVVSGVATDNRAIGELAGLAIGATVLLNVMCTGQISGASMNPARSIGPAIASWHYKHLWVYIFGPTLGAVSGALVYNVIRFTDKPLREITKSSSFLKGVGLK, from the exons ATGGCTGATACTACAGCAACTAATGGAACCCATGTCTTGAATGTTGAAGATGGTGATGCCAATCACAAAAACAACCAAGAATCCGGCAGCTTTTGTGTCTCTGTGCCTTTCATGCAAAAG GTGTTTGCTGAGGTGCTGGGAACCTACTTCGTGATATTTGCAGGGTGTGGGTCTGTGGTGGTGAATTTGGTCTCGGACAAGACGGTGTCGTTTCCTGGGATTTCTATTGTTTGGGGGCTTGTTGTGATGGTCATGATTTACTCTGTTGGTCACATCTCTGGTGCCCATTTCAATCCTGCTGTCACCATTGCCTTTGCAGTGACCAAGAGGTTTCCACTCAAGCAG GTACCTGCTTATGTAGGAGCTCAAATTCTTGGATCAACACTTGCAGCTGGTACTCTTCGACTGATCTTCAATGGGCCCCAAAACCACTTTGCAGGAACAAGTCCTTCTGGAACTCCCTTCCAGTCATTTGTGATTGAGTTCATCATCACATTTTACCTCATGTTTGTTGTTTCTGGTGTTGCTACTGATAACCGAGCG ATTGGAGAGCTTGCTGGGCTTGCGATTGGCGCTACGGTTCTTCTTAACGTGATGTGTACAGG ACAGATTTCAGGAGCATCAATGAACCCAGCAAGAAGCATAGGACCTGCAATTGCATCATGGCACTATAAGCACCTGTGGGTATACATTTTTGGACCAACGCTTGGAGCTGTGAGTGGTGCCTTGGTCTACAATGTCATCAGGTTTACAGACAAACCACTGCGCGAGATCACTAAGAGTAGCTCTTTCTTAAAAGGAGTGGGGCTCAAGTAA